The Hymenobacter oligotrophus genome has a window encoding:
- the tatA gene encoding twin-arginine translocase TatA/TatE family subunit — translation MLASLFLFVGGLGTTEVLLIVVALVLLFGAKRIPELFRGMGQGIREFKDASKEQKPEYRDNNPTSPQDPQQPIR, via the coding sequence ATGCTAGCTTCTCTTTTTCTGTTTGTCGGTGGCCTCGGCACTACCGAGGTTTTGCTGATAGTTGTTGCTTTAGTTCTGCTGTTTGGGGCTAAGCGCATTCCGGAGCTGTTCCGAGGCATGGGCCAGGGCATTCGCGAGTTTAAGGACGCCTCGAAAGAGCAAAAGCCCGAATACCGCGACAACAACCCGACGAGCCCGCAAGACCCGCAGCAACCCATCCGCTAA
- the tatA gene encoding twin-arginine translocase TatA/TatE family subunit, producing the protein MSTPFLLFLGDIGGSEMLLIMVVILIFFGANKIPELARGLGKGIREFKDASREIRSEIENANTQPNGYQQPASQPQPYQQAPPAPVAYQSSGLDQPQSGPVPAPEQPTVTPAGLPHPPSDQHPIT; encoded by the coding sequence ATGAGCACGCCGTTTCTGCTTTTCCTAGGCGACATTGGCGGCAGCGAAATGCTGCTGATCATGGTCGTCATCCTGATTTTTTTCGGGGCCAACAAAATACCGGAGTTGGCACGTGGCTTGGGCAAGGGCATCCGCGAGTTCAAAGATGCCTCTCGCGAGATTCGCAGCGAGATAGAAAACGCCAATACCCAACCCAACGGGTACCAACAGCCCGCCTCCCAGCCGCAACCGTACCAGCAGGCACCGCCTGCCCCGGTAGCCTACCAGTCCTCGGGTCTCGATCAGCCACAAAGTGGCCCCGTTCCGGCCCCGGAGCAACCCACCGTTACCCCGGCCGGTTTGCCCCACCCCCCCTCCGATCAGCATCCTATCACTTGA